From one Triticum urartu cultivar G1812 chromosome 3, Tu2.1, whole genome shotgun sequence genomic stretch:
- the LOC125544845 gene encoding uncharacterized protein LOC125544845 isoform X2, whose protein sequence is MRRFLTHLHHHSHRLRPSPPLSRIPTTKNNLPFLVSRRLLSDDASPPAAAPSPPPPAPSAATPPPPPPPSAIDVPNEELKRRLEAYYKVEDESELSPVAMAVLERNLADAHSDTDDELIEELRDRPLPQVHDRDIEADFEELYETDEELTDLYNARQYVEKKMKANEYFNMNDTKWDEVVKKATEKATEEGQLSNMKECEDILEDMLHWDKLLPDEIKQKVEAKFNELGDMCERGELEPEQAYELFKEFEDKMVSECTELMEAEPLTVNEFSGADNKSVELNDPPGEGPVLRWESRIVFAPGGDAWHPKNRKVKLSVTVKELGLSRHAFRRLREVVGKRYNSGKDELTIISESEV, encoded by the exons ATGAGGCGCTTTCTCACCCATCTCCACCACCACTCCCACCGCCTCCGCCCATCCCCACCCCTCTCTCGTATCCCCACAACCAAGAACAACCTCCCTTTCCTTGTCTCCCGTCGCCTCCTCTCCGACGACGCCTCTCCcccggccgccgcgccgtcgcctccCCCTCCCGCTCCCTCGGCCGCCacgccaccgcctccccctccgCCGTCCGCCATCGACGTCCCAAACGAAG AGTTGAAGCGGAGGTTGGAAGCTTACTATAAGGTGGAGGATGAGTCGGAGCTATCGCCTGTCGCTATGGCTGTTCTCGAGCGGAATCTTGCAGATGCACACAGTGATACTGATGATGAACTTATCGAGGAGCTGCGCGACAGGCCACTTCCTCAGGTCCATGATCGGGACATTGAGGCTGACTTTGAGGAGTTGTATGAAACTGATGAGGAGCTTACTGACCTGTACAACGCGAGGCAGTATGTTGAGAAAAAGATGAAGGCCAATGAGTATTTTAACATGAATGATACCAAGTGGGATGAGGTGGTCAAGAAAGCAACAGAAAAGGCAACAGAGGAAGGCCAGCTGAGTAACATGAAGGAGTGCGAGGATATCCTCGAGGACATGCTCCACTGGGACAAGCTACTACCCG ATGAGATAAAGCAAAAGGTGGAGGCCAAATTTAACGAGTTGGGGGACATGTGTGAGAGGGGGGAGCTTGAACCTGAGCAGGCTTATGAGCTATTTAAAGAATTTGAGGATAAGATGGTCTCAGAGTGCACAGAACTGATGGAAGCAGAACCGCTGACTGTAAATGAATTTTCTGGGGCAGATAATAAGAGCGTCGAGTTGAATGATCCACCTGGTGAGGGACCTGTTCTAAGGTGGGAGTCACGCATTGTCTTTGCCCCTGGTGGTGATGCATGGCATCCCAAAAATAGGAAAGTTAAACTCAGTGTAACTGTCAAGGAACTGGGACTTTCACGGCATGCTTTCCGTCGATTACGTGAGGTTGTTGGAAAGAGGTATAATTCAGGAAAAGATGAGCTCACAATAATCAGTGAAAG TGAAGTTTGA
- the LOC125544845 gene encoding uncharacterized protein LOC125544845 isoform X1 yields MRRFLTHLHHHSHRLRPSPPLSRIPTTKNNLPFLVSRRLLSDDASPPAAAPSPPPPAPSAATPPPPPPPSAIDVPNEELKRRLEAYYKVEDESELSPVAMAVLERNLADAHSDTDDELIEELRDRPLPQVHDRDIEADFEELYETDEELTDLYNARQYVEKKMKANEYFNMNDTKWDEVVKKATEKATEEGQLSNMKECEDILEDMLHWDKLLPDEIKQKVEAKFNELGDMCERGELEPEQAYELFKEFEDKMVSECTELMEAEPLTVNEFSGADNKSVELNDPPGEGPVLRWESRIVFAPGGDAWHPKNRKVKLSVTVKELGLSRHAFRRLREVVGKRYNSGKDELTIISERFDHREENRKDCLRTLYALVEDAMKADVLANAARDAYVKGRLQANSQFMDRLKMKTQKLRQAA; encoded by the exons ATGAGGCGCTTTCTCACCCATCTCCACCACCACTCCCACCGCCTCCGCCCATCCCCACCCCTCTCTCGTATCCCCACAACCAAGAACAACCTCCCTTTCCTTGTCTCCCGTCGCCTCCTCTCCGACGACGCCTCTCCcccggccgccgcgccgtcgcctccCCCTCCCGCTCCCTCGGCCGCCacgccaccgcctccccctccgCCGTCCGCCATCGACGTCCCAAACGAAG AGTTGAAGCGGAGGTTGGAAGCTTACTATAAGGTGGAGGATGAGTCGGAGCTATCGCCTGTCGCTATGGCTGTTCTCGAGCGGAATCTTGCAGATGCACACAGTGATACTGATGATGAACTTATCGAGGAGCTGCGCGACAGGCCACTTCCTCAGGTCCATGATCGGGACATTGAGGCTGACTTTGAGGAGTTGTATGAAACTGATGAGGAGCTTACTGACCTGTACAACGCGAGGCAGTATGTTGAGAAAAAGATGAAGGCCAATGAGTATTTTAACATGAATGATACCAAGTGGGATGAGGTGGTCAAGAAAGCAACAGAAAAGGCAACAGAGGAAGGCCAGCTGAGTAACATGAAGGAGTGCGAGGATATCCTCGAGGACATGCTCCACTGGGACAAGCTACTACCCG ATGAGATAAAGCAAAAGGTGGAGGCCAAATTTAACGAGTTGGGGGACATGTGTGAGAGGGGGGAGCTTGAACCTGAGCAGGCTTATGAGCTATTTAAAGAATTTGAGGATAAGATGGTCTCAGAGTGCACAGAACTGATGGAAGCAGAACCGCTGACTGTAAATGAATTTTCTGGGGCAGATAATAAGAGCGTCGAGTTGAATGATCCACCTGGTGAGGGACCTGTTCTAAGGTGGGAGTCACGCATTGTCTTTGCCCCTGGTGGTGATGCATGGCATCCCAAAAATAGGAAAGTTAAACTCAGTGTAACTGTCAAGGAACTGGGACTTTCACGGCATGCTTTCCGTCGATTACGTGAGGTTGTTGGAAAGAGGTATAATTCAGGAAAAGATGAGCTCACAATAATCAGTGAAAG GTTTGATCATCGAGAAGAGAACAGAAAAGATTGCTTGAGAACACTGTATGCTCTAGTGGAAGATGCGATGAAAGCCGATGTGTTGGCCAATGCTGCTAGAGATGCTTATGTTAAGGGGAGGCTCCAGGCTAACTCTCAGTTCATGGACCGGCTGAAGATGAAGACACAAAAATTAAGGCAAGCTGCATAA